A single Pedobacter sp. PACM 27299 DNA region contains:
- a CDS encoding lysophospholipid acyltransferase family protein, whose amino-acid sequence MKIITTKEFAEATKIDKLGVPGLAALLMEMMKLNDINKVFSQNKHYNGLEFVDKILETIGVTIDFDEDDLKSIPKTGGFIAIANHPYGGIEGLALVKLLCTVRPEAKVMVNFILKKIPNLSEFFVAVNPFENVQHTSSISGLKATFDLLQSGTPIGIFPAGEVSTFSLDKQEITDRLWHPVVGKLIARAKVPVVPIYFHGNNGVLFNILSFIHPTLRTAKLPSEFLNKQGLKIRVRIGKPIHIEDISYRNNTNKLLDFLRARTYALGTGLEQEKKLFNPINLFKIKKTPEPVIEETERSLIVSEIEELETFRVWQEKDYEVYITPTSSIPNILKEIGRLREITFREVGEGTNKKIDLDNYDIYYHHLFIWDKEKQNIVGAYRIGKGDEILDTMGRRGFYLSELFKIKEPFYPILRKGIELGRSWIRKEYQLKPLPLFLLWKGILKYLLDNPQYRYMFGPVSISNNFSKFSKSLIVDYITKNHFDYELAAFVKPKNKFKADLSAIDKNLLVESSESLKDLDSLISDIENTHIKIPVLLRQYMNLNAKIICFNIDPKFSDCLDGFLLVDMQNIPAEMLEKVGKNF is encoded by the coding sequence ATGAAGATCATAACCACCAAAGAGTTTGCAGAGGCTACAAAAATTGATAAGCTGGGTGTGCCTGGCCTGGCAGCCCTGCTTATGGAGATGATGAAATTGAATGACATCAACAAGGTATTTTCCCAAAACAAACATTATAATGGGTTAGAATTTGTTGACAAAATATTAGAAACCATTGGCGTTACGATAGACTTTGACGAAGACGATCTAAAAAGCATTCCTAAAACCGGAGGTTTTATTGCGATCGCCAACCATCCTTATGGAGGTATCGAAGGTTTAGCACTGGTAAAGTTACTTTGTACCGTTAGACCGGAAGCCAAAGTAATGGTCAACTTCATCCTGAAAAAGATCCCTAACCTGAGTGAATTCTTTGTTGCCGTAAACCCATTCGAAAACGTACAGCATACCTCCAGCATCAGCGGACTTAAAGCCACATTCGACCTGCTGCAAAGCGGCACCCCGATAGGAATTTTCCCTGCCGGTGAGGTATCTACCTTTAGCCTGGACAAACAGGAAATTACCGATCGACTATGGCATCCGGTAGTGGGTAAATTAATTGCCCGTGCTAAAGTTCCTGTAGTGCCGATTTATTTCCATGGCAACAATGGCGTACTATTTAATATTTTAAGTTTTATCCACCCAACTCTAAGAACAGCTAAGCTTCCTTCAGAGTTCCTGAATAAACAAGGCCTTAAAATAAGGGTAAGAATAGGTAAGCCGATTCATATCGAAGACATCTCTTATAGAAACAATACCAATAAGCTCCTTGATTTCCTACGTGCCCGTACCTATGCTTTGGGAACAGGTTTAGAGCAAGAGAAAAAACTATTCAATCCAATCAATCTTTTCAAAATTAAAAAGACACCGGAACCTGTTATTGAGGAAACTGAGCGTTCACTGATTGTTTCAGAGATTGAAGAACTGGAAACCTTCAGGGTATGGCAGGAGAAGGATTATGAGGTGTACATCACCCCGACTTCCAGCATTCCAAATATCCTGAAAGAGATTGGCCGCTTACGCGAGATCACCTTCAGAGAAGTTGGAGAAGGAACCAACAAAAAGATCGACCTGGACAACTACGATATTTATTACCATCACCTATTTATATGGGATAAGGAAAAACAGAATATTGTTGGCGCTTACCGCATTGGTAAAGGTGATGAGATTTTGGATACCATGGGAAGAAGAGGGTTTTACCTTTCTGAGCTCTTCAAAATCAAAGAACCTTTTTACCCAATTCTAAGAAAAGGAATAGAACTAGGCCGCTCCTGGATCCGCAAGGAATACCAGCTAAAACCATTGCCCCTGTTCTTACTTTGGAAAGGTATCTTAAAATACCTCCTGGATAATCCACAGTACCGATATATGTTTGGTCCGGTAAGTATCAGTAATAACTTCTCTAAGTTCTCCAAATCACTAATTGTGGATTACATTACGAAGAACCATTTTGATTACGAACTGGCGGCTTTCGTGAAGCCTAAGAACAAATTTAAAGCAGACTTATCTGCCATCGATAAAAACCTGCTTGTAGAAAGCAGTGAGTCCTTAAAAGACCTGGATAGTTTGATCTCAGATATTGAGAATACACACATTAAGATTCCGGTATTGCTAAGACAATACATGAACCTGAATGCAAAAATCATCTGTTTCAATATTGACCCTAAATTCTCCGACTGCCTGGACGGATTCCTCCTGGTGGACATGCAGAACATTCCTGCAGAAATGCTGGAAAAGGTAGGCAAGAACTTTTAA
- a CDS encoding TonB-dependent receptor, which yields MKSQLQLKKALITVLFVIIGSTVFAQTGKISGKVSDKKTGETLIGVTVKIAGTTKGSSTDVEGRYIINGLAAGKYIVETSYIGYTTKRITDIEVKATGSTSIDFVLDESSSNNLNEVVISANVSKESVNNLYANQKASISISSGISAELIRKSPDKNTSEVLKRISGASIQDNKYIIVRGLSDRYNSAMLNNAVLPNTEVDKKAFSFDILPSNLIDAIVVNKTASADIPGDFSGGVVQITTKDFPDNPFLNFSLGTSYNTQSTFKNFLSPEKSGNEVFGAYSKRRDIPSNFPSRGDYLAQPEADRFALSKNFANNWGYHTVKSTLGPIFQGNYGTSKIFKDGSKFGTVLSLSYRYDERLKESDQIAYVGQNVGEKFHDNNYNYNTNIGGLANFAYSWGTNKIALKNLYNRVLESQFTQRIGQDESGSDFIRTGDYLLQRSLLTSQLTGNHILSAASKIKLDWGLNFANIDRKEPGYKRMEYADGGEGIFRASVPTGSAAAGLGGNFSSALNENSYGGSFDVTIPVKWFKDTNKLKFGYFGQYRKRDFAARNIGFIRNGADFNSAILTQPQDQIFSAQNIGPNGFIIDEITNGTDKYDANSLLNAGYVMFDGYLTEKLRLGIGARLESYNQKLNSMDNSSRPLKVDTTYTNLLPSANLIYNLTEKASIRLSGSQTVGRPEFREIAPFSFYDFNKNVNVVGDPKLKQSKTTNVDLGYALYPASGEAFTVSAFYKYFESPIEQKLDASASGRLFGYFNAESATLYGIEAEYRKTLGFVGERFSNFTFSANASYIKSEVAVPTTVNASGKRPMQGQSPYLINAGLQYASKAENSTGVSLLYNRIGKRIWAVGNVRDPDVYENPRNVLDLQFSQKFAKSRAEVKLNFGDILNNKAIYYQKPKNADPDAAFDAKTDHINIQDRFGSNISIGFSYKIK from the coding sequence TTGAAATCACAACTACAGCTCAAAAAGGCATTAATTACCGTTTTATTCGTAATTATTGGCAGCACAGTGTTTGCTCAAACCGGCAAAATTTCTGGTAAAGTATCTGATAAAAAAACAGGGGAAACACTGATTGGTGTGACTGTTAAAATTGCAGGTACCACAAAAGGATCATCAACGGATGTGGAAGGAAGATACATCATCAACGGCCTGGCCGCTGGTAAGTATATTGTCGAAACTTCTTATATCGGTTACACGACAAAAAGAATCACTGATATTGAAGTGAAAGCAACTGGTTCTACCAGTATAGATTTTGTATTAGATGAATCTTCTTCGAACAACTTAAACGAGGTTGTGATTTCTGCTAATGTAAGCAAGGAGTCTGTGAATAACTTGTATGCGAATCAAAAAGCAAGTATTAGTATTTCCAGTGGAATTTCTGCAGAGCTGATTCGTAAAAGCCCTGATAAGAATACCTCTGAGGTATTGAAAAGAATCAGTGGGGCGAGTATCCAGGATAATAAATATATTATCGTGCGTGGTCTTTCAGACCGATACAATTCGGCGATGTTAAACAATGCCGTACTGCCAAATACGGAAGTAGATAAAAAAGCATTTTCATTCGATATTCTACCTTCGAATCTGATCGATGCGATCGTAGTAAATAAAACAGCATCAGCAGATATTCCAGGTGACTTTTCTGGAGGGGTGGTTCAGATCACCACAAAAGATTTTCCTGATAATCCTTTCCTCAACTTTTCATTAGGGACCTCATACAATACCCAAAGTACTTTTAAAAATTTTCTTTCTCCGGAAAAAAGTGGAAATGAAGTATTTGGTGCTTACAGTAAGAGAAGAGACATTCCTTCAAACTTCCCTTCAAGAGGAGATTATTTAGCACAGCCTGAAGCAGATCGTTTTGCTTTGTCAAAAAACTTTGCTAACAATTGGGGATACCACACTGTGAAATCAACTTTAGGACCTATTTTTCAAGGTAACTATGGCACCAGCAAAATCTTCAAAGACGGTAGTAAATTCGGAACTGTATTGTCCTTGTCTTATAGATATGATGAGCGTTTGAAAGAAAGTGATCAGATTGCTTACGTCGGACAGAATGTTGGGGAGAAATTCCATGACAACAATTACAATTACAATACTAATATCGGTGGTTTAGCCAATTTTGCTTACTCATGGGGTACCAATAAAATTGCTTTAAAAAACTTGTATAACAGAGTGCTTGAAAGTCAGTTTACCCAAAGGATTGGTCAGGATGAAAGCGGTAGTGATTTCATTAGGACAGGTGATTATTTATTGCAGCGTTCTTTATTAACTAGTCAGCTAACCGGTAATCACATCTTATCTGCCGCCAGCAAAATCAAATTAGACTGGGGATTGAACTTCGCTAATATTGATAGAAAAGAGCCAGGTTATAAAAGAATGGAATATGCAGATGGTGGTGAAGGGATTTTCCGTGCAAGTGTACCAACGGGCAGTGCTGCTGCCGGCTTAGGGGGTAACTTCTCCTCTGCATTAAATGAAAATAGTTATGGTGGTTCCTTTGATGTGACCATTCCTGTGAAATGGTTTAAGGATACGAACAAACTGAAGTTTGGTTATTTCGGACAATATAGAAAGAGAGACTTTGCGGCAAGAAATATTGGTTTCATCAGAAATGGTGCTGACTTTAATAGTGCGATCTTAACGCAACCTCAGGATCAGATATTTAGTGCACAGAATATTGGACCGAATGGATTCATCATTGATGAGATTACCAATGGTACAGATAAATACGATGCAAACTCATTATTGAATGCAGGATATGTGATGTTTGATGGGTACCTGACAGAGAAATTAAGGCTAGGAATTGGTGCAAGGTTGGAAAGCTATAACCAAAAACTGAACAGTATGGATAACTCATCCAGACCGTTAAAAGTGGATACGACTTATACGAACCTGCTTCCTTCTGCAAACTTAATTTATAACCTGACTGAAAAAGCGAGCATTCGTTTGTCAGGATCTCAAACGGTGGGTAGACCAGAATTCAGAGAGATTGCCCCATTTTCATTCTATGACTTCAACAAAAATGTGAATGTTGTAGGTGATCCTAAACTAAAACAATCTAAAACTACCAATGTGGATCTTGGATATGCTTTATATCCTGCTTCAGGAGAAGCCTTCACGGTATCCGCTTTCTATAAATATTTTGAATCTCCGATAGAACAAAAATTAGATGCTTCTGCTTCTGGTAGGTTGTTCGGTTATTTTAATGCAGAATCGGCAACCCTATATGGTATTGAAGCTGAGTATAGAAAAACCTTAGGATTTGTAGGGGAACGTTTCAGTAATTTCACTTTCAGTGCAAATGCTTCTTACATAAAGTCTGAGGTAGCAGTGCCAACCACTGTCAACGCAAGTGGAAAAAGACCGATGCAAGGACAATCGCCATACTTGATCAATGCAGGTCTGCAATATGCTTCAAAAGCCGAAAACTCAACTGGTGTAAGTTTACTTTACAACAGAATCGGAAAACGCATCTGGGCTGTAGGGAACGTACGTGACCCGGATGTTTATGAAAATCCAAGAAACGTATTGGACTTACAGTTTTCTCAGAAGTTCGCTAAATCAAGAGCAGAGGTAAAACTGAATTTCGGTGACATACTGAACAATAAAGCGATCTATTATCAGAAACCAAAAAATGCAGATCCTGATGCAGCATTTGATGCAAAAACCGATCACATCAATATCCAGGACCGTTTCGGATCTAATATCTCCATCGGTTTCTCTTACAAAATCAAATAG
- a CDS encoding Mpo1 family 2-hydroxy fatty acid dioxygenase gives MKTKAVEKSKVDVLFDKYAESHQNHTNEMIHWICVPLIVFSLLGLVWAIPFPYLAFLGKYNGFVNWASFLIAFSVYYYYKLSPVMSYLMLMLICLMSFFIVMLEKWELAGGPAVWLVCAVIFVGAWIGQFIGHKIEGKKPSFLEDVKFLLIGPIWLLHFICKKIGLKY, from the coding sequence ATGAAGACGAAAGCAGTAGAGAAAAGCAAAGTGGATGTTCTTTTTGATAAATATGCAGAAAGCCATCAAAATCATACCAATGAAATGATCCATTGGATATGTGTACCATTGATTGTTTTTAGCCTGCTGGGTCTGGTATGGGCCATTCCTTTTCCTTACCTGGCCTTTCTGGGTAAGTACAATGGTTTTGTGAACTGGGCTTCTTTTCTGATCGCTTTCTCTGTGTATTATTATTATAAGCTTTCTCCGGTCATGTCTTACCTGATGCTGATGCTCATCTGTCTGATGTCTTTCTTTATTGTGATGTTAGAGAAATGGGAATTGGCCGGCGGACCGGCAGTTTGGTTAGTGTGTGCAGTGATCTTTGTAGGCGCCTGGATCGGCCAATTTATCGGCCATAAGATCGAAGGGAAGAAACCTTCGTTTTTAGAAGATGTTAAGTTTTTGTTAATTGGCCCAATTTGGTTATTGCACTTTATATGCAAAAAAATCGGGTTAAAATATTGA
- the rny gene encoding ribonuclease Y, producing the protein MEIVGIIGYVLAGLFVGVLVGRYLLRSLLKNQEIAAQTKVKKMLKDAESKAEILRKDKLLEAKEKFLQLKSEHEQEVNTKNNQINQRENAMKQKEQSVNQRLENMNRKEQELDNTKKNLEKQTDVAVKKQEEVDLLKNQHVKQLETIAGLSAEEAKNQLVENMKQEARTQAMIQVKDIVDEAKLTATKEAKKVVIQTIQRTAVEAAIENTVSIFHIESDEIKGRVIGREGRNIRALEAATGIEIIVDDTPEAIILSGFDPVRREIARLALHRLVTDGRIHPARIEEVVAKTKKQIEDEIVEIGERTVIDLQIHGLHPELIRMVGRMRYRSSYGQNLLHHSREVANFCATMAAELGLNAKMAKRAGLLHDIGKVPDDNPELPHAILGMQLAEKYKEHPEICNAIGAHHDEIEMTSMISPIVQACDAISGARPGARREVVESYIKRLKELEELALSYPGVEKTFAIQAGRELRVVVESERVTDQQAELLAADISNRIQTEMTYPGQIKVTVIRETRSVSFAK; encoded by the coding sequence ATGGAAATAGTAGGAATAATTGGATATGTACTAGCTGGCTTATTTGTTGGCGTTTTAGTAGGCAGATACTTGCTGCGCAGCTTGCTGAAAAACCAGGAGATTGCCGCACAGACCAAGGTTAAAAAGATGCTTAAAGATGCAGAGAGTAAGGCTGAAATTCTTAGGAAAGACAAGTTACTGGAAGCAAAAGAGAAATTTTTACAGTTGAAGTCTGAGCATGAGCAGGAAGTCAATACAAAGAACAACCAGATCAACCAGCGTGAAAACGCAATGAAACAGAAAGAACAATCTGTGAATCAGCGTTTGGAAAACATGAACCGTAAGGAACAGGAGCTGGACAATACAAAGAAGAACCTTGAAAAACAGACTGATGTAGCGGTTAAAAAACAGGAAGAAGTAGACTTACTGAAAAATCAGCATGTAAAACAACTGGAAACCATTGCCGGTTTAAGCGCGGAAGAGGCGAAAAACCAATTGGTAGAAAACATGAAGCAGGAAGCCCGTACGCAGGCGATGATTCAGGTTAAGGACATTGTGGATGAAGCCAAACTAACTGCAACGAAAGAAGCGAAAAAGGTGGTGATTCAAACCATTCAGCGTACTGCAGTAGAAGCAGCGATTGAAAACACAGTTTCGATCTTCCATATTGAAAGTGATGAGATTAAAGGTCGTGTAATTGGTAGAGAAGGACGTAATATTCGTGCTTTGGAAGCCGCTACAGGAATTGAAATTATCGTGGATGATACCCCGGAGGCGATTATTTTATCTGGTTTTGACCCGGTAAGAAGAGAGATCGCCCGTTTGGCTTTACACCGTTTGGTAACGGATGGCAGGATTCACCCTGCACGTATCGAAGAGGTGGTGGCTAAAACAAAGAAACAAATTGAAGATGAGATCGTAGAAATCGGTGAACGTACCGTAATCGATTTACAGATTCATGGTTTACACCCGGAATTGATCAGAATGGTAGGACGTATGCGTTACCGTTCTTCTTACGGACAGAACTTATTACATCACTCACGTGAGGTAGCGAATTTCTGTGCAACGATGGCTGCTGAATTAGGATTAAATGCTAAAATGGCGAAACGTGCAGGATTATTACATGATATAGGTAAAGTACCTGATGACAATCCGGAATTGCCTCACGCAATCTTAGGGATGCAATTGGCGGAAAAATATAAAGAACATCCTGAAATTTGTAATGCCATTGGTGCTCACCATGACGAGATCGAGATGACTTCTATGATTTCTCCAATTGTTCAGGCTTGTGATGCCATCTCAGGTGCGCGTCCAGGTGCTCGTCGTGAGGTTGTAGAAAGTTACATCAAGCGTTTGAAAGAATTGGAAGAACTGGCTCTTTCTTACCCTGGTGTAGAGAAGACCTTCGCTATTCAGGCAGGTAGAGAATTAAGGGTAGTAGTAGAAAGTGAAAGAGTAACGGATCAGCAGGCAGAATTGCTGGCCGCCGATATCTCTAACCGCATTCAAACAGAAATGACTTACCCAGGTCAGATTAAAGTCACAGTAATCAGGGAAACCAGATCTGTTTCTTTTGCGAAATAG
- a CDS encoding cell division protein ZapA, whose product MGEISIKITISDRIYPLKVNTEEEEIVRRAAKIINERIKDYQENYAVRDKQDLLSMAVLHYATAVLRVENKVQDQDTVVAEKVEELDSLLNDFFSK is encoded by the coding sequence ATGGGAGAAATCTCGATAAAAATAACTATTTCCGACCGTATCTATCCTTTAAAGGTAAATACCGAAGAGGAAGAAATTGTGAGGCGGGCAGCAAAGATTATCAATGAGCGCATAAAAGACTATCAGGAAAATTATGCGGTTAGGGATAAACAGGATTTGCTTTCTATGGCGGTGCTGCATTATGCAACAGCAGTACTGAGGGTAGAAAATAAAGTCCAGGATCAGGATACTGTAGTCGCCGAAAAGGTAGAGGAACTGGATAGTTTATTAAATGATTTTTTCTCCAAATAG